The nucleotide sequence GTTCAGCCGATCGAGAATTCGGCGAACTCGACGTCGCTGAAAGCCACGTGCAGCCCGTGGGCCCGGCGGCCCCACTCGCGAAAGTAGGCGTGCCCCAGCGCCCGGGCGAGTATCACCGTCTGCTGCTGCTCGCCCGCGCCGGCATCCCGGGCGGCGAACAGCTCCCGGGCCACCTCTCCCGGCAGGTCCTGGGTGATCCACCGCACTCGCGGATCGTCCGAGGAGCCTGCCGGAGCCGCGAACCCGAATCGCGCACGGGTATGGAAGACGAACCCCTCCGCCTCTGCCTGGGCACGCCGACGGGCCTGTACCCGGGGCTGCCACCGAGCCAGGACCGCTTCCTCGATCGCCCCGACCTGCAGCGGACCCGGCGGACGACGCGCTCCTGACTTCTTCGTCACCCACCGCTGCACGGTGCGCTGCGACACCCCCAGCACGGCGGCGACCCGCCGAGTGGAACCACCGTGTGATGCCAGCAGAAACCGCAGGCGGGCCTCGGTGCTTGAAGGAACGGGCCGGGTGCGCATCGCGCGCTCCAGTCCCTGCTCGATCTGTCCCATATCCGCCTCTCGAAGCGGCCAGTCGGCAAGGCTGGCACCTCGCAGTCCGTCGTGTCAGTTCTCCCAGGTCGTCTGCCCCTGCCTGCCGGTTTCTGCGTTCTTGGGACAGCGTTGGCTGACACAAGCTACGAGCCCTTGGGTGAGCACCGGCGACAAGCTGGCGGCTCAGGTCATGACGGACGTTGCTGACATTCCGGTGTTGTCCTTCTGGTACTGAGTCCCCAAGAGGAGCGAGGCGGAGCTCCACCGGATGGAGAACTGGAGTGACCCTTCGACTGCGCCTCGTCCGCGCCGTCGTCGGGCAGGAAGCCGCCACCGAAGGCCGCCCGCGCCAGGCCCGCTGTGTCAGAAGCCGGAGGACGACGGCCAGGAGTCGGAAAAGCTACGCCGGGCCTGTTCTTTTGAGAGCTCAGCGCGCTTCGGTCCCGGCCGCGCTCCCGGCGAGGATCTCCGAGACCGGGCAGCCCCAGGCTGCGCCCGGCCGTTCGGGCCCGTAGGGCTTGAGCCCGCATGCCCGGAAGAATGCCAGCCGGCCAGCCGAATCGTCGCCGTCCTGTGGGACTAGGGCCAGGAACGTATGTCCGGCTTCTTGGGCCTGGCGGGCTACCTCGGTGAGGAGCGCGCGGCCGACTCCGCTGCGGCGGTCGGCATCGGTGACGGCCAGGGTCAAGACGAACGCCTGCTCGCCGCCGTGCGTCTCCCGGCCTTCGGCGTGTCCGAAATCGCAGTGGAGATGGAACTCGACGACCCCGACAACAGTTCCGCGGACCTCGGCCACGACGACGTCTATGCCCTCGGGGTCGTAGGACCCGCAGATGGTGAGGCCGGTAGATTCCAGGAGTTCTTCCACCACGGAGTGGTCGGCGTCGGCGATGTCGCGGATCAGGGGCACGGTCTGAGTATCGCAAGGGCGTGGGTCCGCGAGACGAGGCGACGGCCCTTGGAGGAACCGCCTGCCGGATAGGTCTCGGTGGCGTTGCATCAGCGGCTGCCTCGGGCCTTCGCGCGCTGAGCTATGAGCCGGGCACCCGTCACGTTCATCCGCCAGCGCGCGAACTCGATGCTGATGCCGAAGCGGGCGGCTACGGATTCGTCGGGTACGCCGTTATATGCCAGCCGGCGGGCTGCATCCGAGGGGAGGAGCAGTTCCCCGGAGAGCTCTGCTGCTTCGCTCTCCTGGTCGTGGTCGCTGTTGCGGCACTCACGTCCCGAGGTGCGGAGCAGTGTGGTGAACTCGTGCTCAAGGAGGATGTGAGACATCTCGTGCGCGAGAGTGGAGGCCCGCCGGGAACGTTCGTGCCCGGAGTTCTCCACGATCACCCGGCGGTGGCCCAGGCACAGGACTGCTGCGGAGAAGACATCAGGCCGGATCTCGGTGAAGTGGCGCAGGGCGGCTGTCGCTTCGGAGTGGTCTTCAGCGACGTCGTGCAGGGTGAAGACGTCGATGCCGTAGAGCTCCGCGAGGGCGTATGGGTCCATCGCTTCGTGCGCCGTGACGCCGAGCTCTTCCCTGACCTCCAGCGCCAGGCGCTTCGCGTCTGCCTTGAACCCTTTTCGCACTACGCCTCCTTGTCCCGGGGCAAGGCCTTCACGCGTCGCACCGTGGCGTTGATGACGGCCTCCAGGTACGCGACGTCCTCGGGTTCGAGATCTTTACGGGCTCGGAGCAGTGATCCGATTTGCGTGACCAGTTCCGGCTCCTCTCGCTGCGTGGGCGTGTCACCCCCCACCGCGAACTGCTCGGCCGGGACTCCGAGCCACTGCACCAGGGTGATGAAGGCGTCTGCGTCCGGGCGTAGTCCGTTGGCCATCCGGGAGAGCAAGGACGGGCTGACCTGGAGCTCCTTGGCCAGTTGCCGCCAGGAGAGCTCGCGGGCGGTTCGCTGGGCGTCGAGCGCCGAGTAGAGCGCGTCGACGTCGATCTGGTCCTTGGCCATTCAGTCCTTCCGATCCCAGGATTCATTTCCGAAACACTGTTTGACTATCACAACGATGATGATCTAATCTCGATGTACTGTCTCGAATTCGAGACAGTCAGGATAACCCGAAAGGAACCGACTCACCATGCCCAAGAAGACCTCCACCCCCAGCGGCGGCCGCGGACGCAGCGCGATCACCGGCAAGTTCGTCAAGCAGTCCACCGTCAAGCGCCACCCCAAGACCACGGTCAACGAGACCCCCAAGAAGAAGAAGTAGGTGTGCGGACGGAGACCGTCCGCACACCCACCCCGAAGAGAAGGTTCACCAGGCAACGGTGAACCTTCTCTCCCGTTCAGACAGATGCGCACGCCCACTTCAGGCCCAGTTCCCGCAGCTGTCGCGGTTCGTTCTTTCTGATCGGCATCCGAGGTGTTGAGCTGGGCTGATCAGTTGGTTGGTTGGGTCTGGCGGTGTGGTGTGTGCTGGTGGGGTGTTTGGCGTTGCTTGCGGGCCCGGACTGGGCGGGCTTGTGAGCTGCGG is from Streptomyces hygroscopicus and encodes:
- a CDS encoding XRE family transcriptional regulator; the encoded protein is MAKDQIDVDALYSALDAQRTARELSWRQLAKELQVSPSLLSRMANGLRPDADAFITLVQWLGVPAEQFAVGGDTPTQREEPELVTQIGSLLRARKDLEPEDVAYLEAVINATVRRVKALPRDKEA